The Clostridium sp. AWRP genome has a window encoding:
- a CDS encoding methyl-accepting chemotaxis protein, protein MPKTIKSKLILLVVAVIISITSLGIYALITLDSVNKKSTIIDEIWIPAMQHSQNISDMTSDFRVLEYEHIIAVDSNTMNEKEQEMQSKIIQINSEIKSYEKSIYNTQDKNLIQDVKNEWNKYIDMHKQVIQLSRELKTDDAMKIMNSDSKKAFDELSSSSSKLVDFNKEMADSASTQGDNIYVQARNVYIIVILILSIVLLTFGLTVTKGIVKSLSIMKKELDLLSERGGDLTQKIKIDSKDEIGELAVSLNRFIFDIKEIMKGVNEAIENVISINEDINNNVNELSNNIQDVSATTEEIAAGMQETAASSEEMAATSEEIGKAIEDIANKSQDGDIEANNIDKRGQETKQNVTKSQKKTESILIKTKKELEDAIENSKIVQQINILSETIMEVTEQTNLLALNAAIEAERAGESGKGFAVVADEVRKLAEESNSTVTEIKNMTEKVTGAVDILSKSSNKLLKFLSEDISNDYKFMIKAAESYSMDASFVNNLVGNFSNTSKHLSTSVNDMVKTIDQLAEASSQGAEGTTNVAKKIDDVNSKTNSIVEQIAMSSESMGKLKEEIGKFKL, encoded by the coding sequence ATGCCAAAAACGATAAAGAGTAAGTTAATACTATTAGTTGTTGCTGTGATTATTTCAATTACATCTTTAGGAATATATGCGCTGATAACTTTAGATTCAGTCAATAAGAAGTCTACTATTATAGATGAAATATGGATTCCGGCAATGCAGCATTCTCAAAACATTAGCGACATGACTTCTGATTTTAGAGTTTTAGAGTATGAACATATAATTGCTGTGGATTCTAATACAATGAATGAAAAGGAACAAGAAATGCAAAGCAAGATTATTCAGATAAACAGTGAAATCAAATCATATGAAAAATCCATCTATAATACTCAAGACAAAAATTTAATTCAAGATGTTAAGAATGAGTGGAATAAGTATATTGATATGCATAAACAAGTTATACAGTTAAGTAGGGAATTGAAGACCGACGATGCTATGAAAATTATGAATAGTGATTCAAAAAAAGCATTTGACGAGCTTTCTTCATCCTCTTCAAAGCTGGTTGATTTTAACAAAGAGATGGCTGATTCAGCAAGTACTCAAGGTGATAATATATATGTGCAAGCTAGAAATGTATACATAATTGTTATTTTAATTTTATCAATAGTGTTACTTACATTTGGACTAACAGTTACAAAAGGGATAGTAAAATCATTAAGCATTATGAAGAAGGAATTGGACTTATTGTCAGAAAGAGGCGGAGATTTAACACAAAAAATAAAGATTGATTCCAAGGATGAAATTGGTGAATTAGCTGTAAGCTTAAATAGATTTATATTTGATATAAAAGAAATAATGAAGGGAGTTAATGAAGCAATTGAAAATGTTATTTCAATAAATGAGGATATAAATAATAATGTTAATGAATTGTCAAATAATATACAAGATGTATCTGCAACAACGGAAGAAATTGCAGCAGGAATGCAGGAGACAGCAGCTTCTTCAGAGGAAATGGCAGCTACATCAGAAGAGATTGGAAAGGCTATAGAGGACATTGCAAACAAGTCTCAAGATGGTGATATAGAAGCTAATAATATAGATAAAAGAGGACAGGAAACTAAGCAAAATGTAACTAAATCACAGAAAAAAACTGAATCTATTCTTATAAAAACTAAGAAAGAACTTGAAGATGCCATTGAAAATTCTAAGATAGTTCAGCAAATAAATATACTTTCAGAAACTATAATGGAGGTAACGGAACAAACTAATTTACTAGCATTGAATGCAGCTATAGAAGCTGAAAGAGCAGGAGAATCTGGTAAAGGTTTTGCTGTAGTTGCTGATGAAGTAAGAAAACTTGCAGAAGAATCCAATAGTACAGTTACTGAGATAAAAAACATGACGGAAAAGGTCACCGGGGCAGTTGATATTTTATCCAAAAGTTCAAATAAGTTGTTAAAATTTTTATCTGAAGATATAAGTAATGATTACAAATTTATGATTAAGGCAGCAGAGAGTTATAGTATGGATGCCAGCTTTGTAAACAATCTTGTTGGTAACTTTAGTAATACTTCAAAGCACCTTTCAACATCAGTAAATGATATGGTAAAAACTATAGATCAGCTAGCTGAAGCTTCATCACAGGGAGCTGAAGGTACAACAAATGTTGCTAAAAAGATAGATGATGTTAATTCTAAAACTAACAGTATAGTTGAACAAATAGCAATGTCAAGTGAGAGCATGGGAAAATTAAAAGAAGAAATAGGAAAGTTTAAGTTATAG
- a CDS encoding ABC transporter ATP-binding protein, whose translation MDEILKVESLSKTYGKGGNKVEALKNVSFTVNRGEFLAIIGSSGSGKSTLLHMLGGLDRPTSGKVYIENEDIYKLNEEKLAIFRRRNIGFVFQFFNLIPVLNVEENISLPSLLDREKADRGYLNEVISMLGLKERVTHLPSELSGGQQQRVSIGRALINKPALILADEPTGNLDSKNSKEVIELLNLSSKKYNQTLIIITHDINVAEQADRVITIFDGEIKADKSI comes from the coding sequence ATGGATGAAATATTAAAAGTTGAAAGCTTATCAAAGACTTATGGCAAGGGAGGAAATAAAGTTGAAGCTCTAAAGAATGTATCATTTACCGTTAACAGAGGTGAATTTTTAGCAATAATAGGGTCATCTGGTTCTGGAAAAAGTACACTTCTACATATGCTTGGAGGACTTGACAGGCCAACATCTGGAAAAGTGTATATAGAAAATGAAGATATATATAAGTTAAATGAAGAAAAATTAGCTATATTCAGGAGAAGAAATATTGGGTTTGTATTTCAATTTTTTAATCTCATACCAGTTTTAAATGTAGAAGAAAATATATCTCTTCCATCACTTTTGGATAGGGAAAAAGCAGATAGAGGTTACTTAAATGAAGTAATAAGTATGCTTGGATTAAAAGAGAGAGTAACTCATCTCCCATCCGAGTTATCAGGAGGCCAGCAGCAGAGGGTATCAATTGGAAGAGCTCTTATAAATAAACCAGCTCTTATACTTGCAGATGAACCAACAGGAAATTTGGACAGTAAAAATAGTAAAGAAGTAATAGAACTTTTAAACTTATCATCAAAAAAATATAATCAAACTTTAATTATCATAACCCATGATATAAATGTAGCAGAGCAAGCAGATAGGGTTATTACTATATTTGATGGAGAAATAAAAGCGGATAAATCAATTTAA
- a CDS encoding FtsX-like permease family protein: MNSYKEITNKYLKHNKKRTMLTILGVILSVALITAVGLFIKSLQNSFVESAIKQNGSYHVKIQKMTADDYSQLKANPKIEKVGIQEKWFESNLKDGKKIEINKYNKSALEFLPKSYNTVKGRLPEKEGEIAVENWAFSYMKGDTKIGDTIKFKTDQGEEKKFKITGIIQNQAETQYNGTALGMTYSTIFNIEKSAVYVSIYKKAGISNTVSELSNKFKDNCILNKDLLDYSGEGSNDLNKQLYGIAGVIIGIIIIATIAVIYNSFQISVIERMKQFGLLRAVGATPAQIRKIVLREASIISAIGIPLGLLSGIFAMFVVSKIFSIMSDTAFNNLKIVIPYYVIIISALVGVLSIYLSAFIPARAASKVSPLVAISSRTSISKEKISKKRGNILKKFLNIESLMAFKNIKRNKKKFRVTVFSMVISITLFIFFSSFINMMTIFTGSQSEDVKMNFELIGVVDKNGTSSLKENIINKVKQSKLVDKQYVSYGTYSSSMLIPNEKRNDYLVKNAPKTYSDVTFENKKMSSITTLFDIYDDDKIRSIKSYIKSGKADTSNMAEENGVVIVKNSMLSVNKKYYNGSITNLKVGDTIYIDKNMMYRPVQGEDYIDKNKKENEEFNKDNMIKVKVAAVVDDAPYQFYSDNIKLFHIIMTKDVMKNITGRHLNKMPVKISQIRLRDKKDADKFNSFISPICDREGVKAIDISKQAEAARGNTMQLMVLMYGFIAVISLIGAVNIINTITTNLILRKKEIASLSAIGMTYKNIRQMILKEGVLYGLYGAFYGGIVGSLLSYAVSSPMRKIIDFKWNIPWNLILVSGLAAIFIGLISVIKPLARIKRENIIDVIRQED; the protein is encoded by the coding sequence ATGAATAGTTATAAGGAAATAACAAATAAATATTTGAAACACAACAAAAAGAGGACAATGCTAACTATTTTAGGAGTAATACTTTCTGTGGCATTGATTACGGCAGTGGGATTATTTATTAAAAGTTTGCAAAATTCTTTTGTTGAAAGTGCTATAAAGCAAAATGGAAGTTATCACGTTAAGATTCAAAAAATGACTGCAGATGATTACAGCCAGTTAAAAGCTAATCCTAAAATTGAAAAAGTAGGTATTCAAGAAAAGTGGTTTGAAAGTAATTTAAAAGATGGAAAAAAGATTGAAATCAATAAATACAATAAATCTGCTTTAGAATTTTTACCTAAAAGCTATAATACAGTAAAAGGAAGGCTCCCTGAAAAAGAAGGAGAAATAGCAGTTGAAAACTGGGCGTTTAGTTATATGAAGGGTGACACTAAAATAGGAGATACTATAAAATTTAAGACAGATCAAGGAGAAGAAAAAAAATTCAAAATAACGGGAATTATTCAAAATCAGGCTGAAACTCAATACAACGGTACAGCTTTAGGTATGACTTATTCTACTATATTTAATATAGAAAAATCTGCAGTATATGTGAGCATATACAAAAAGGCAGGAATATCAAATACCGTATCAGAATTAAGTAATAAATTTAAAGACAACTGTATTTTAAATAAAGATCTATTGGACTATTCAGGTGAAGGTAGTAATGATTTAAATAAACAATTGTATGGTATAGCAGGTGTAATAATAGGTATAATTATAATAGCAACTATAGCTGTCATATATAATTCTTTTCAGATAAGTGTAATTGAGAGAATGAAGCAATTTGGACTTTTGAGAGCTGTTGGAGCGACACCAGCACAGATTAGAAAAATAGTTTTGAGGGAAGCATCCATAATAAGTGCAATAGGCATTCCACTTGGGCTTTTGTCTGGAATATTTGCAATGTTTGTAGTGAGCAAGATATTTAGTATAATGTCAGATACAGCGTTTAACAATTTAAAAATAGTAATTCCTTACTATGTGATTATTATAAGTGCATTAGTTGGAGTGCTTTCAATATATTTATCTGCATTTATTCCAGCAAGAGCTGCATCAAAGGTATCACCTTTAGTTGCTATAAGCAGCAGGACATCTATATCAAAGGAAAAGATAAGCAAAAAGAGGGGAAATATTTTAAAAAAATTTTTGAACATTGAAAGTTTAATGGCATTTAAAAATATAAAGAGAAATAAGAAAAAATTCAGAGTTACTGTTTTTTCAATGGTAATAAGTATAACACTTTTTATATTCTTTTCATCTTTTATAAATATGATGACAATTTTTACAGGTTCACAGTCTGAAGATGTAAAAATGAATTTTGAATTAATTGGTGTAGTTGATAAAAATGGAACAAGCTCCCTTAAAGAAAATATTATAAACAAAGTAAAGCAAAGTAAACTTGTAGATAAACAATACGTATCCTATGGAACTTATTCTTCCAGTATGTTGATTCCAAATGAAAAGAGAAATGATTACTTAGTCAAGAATGCACCTAAGACTTATAGTGATGTTACCTTTGAAAATAAAAAGATGAGTTCTATAACAACATTGTTTGATATTTATGATGATGACAAGATTAGAAGCATTAAAAGCTATATTAAATCTGGTAAAGCGGACACTTCAAATATGGCTGAGGAAAATGGTGTTGTCATAGTAAAGAATAGTATGTTATCTGTAAATAAAAAATACTATAATGGTTCAATTACTAATTTAAAAGTTGGAGATACTATTTATATTGATAAGAATATGATGTATAGACCAGTACAGGGAGAAGATTATATTGATAAGAACAAAAAGGAAAACGAAGAGTTTAATAAAGACAATATGATAAAGGTAAAAGTAGCAGCAGTAGTAGATGATGCACCATATCAATTTTATTCAGATAATATCAAACTTTTTCATATTATAATGACAAAAGATGTAATGAAGAATATTACTGGCAGACATTTAAATAAGATGCCTGTTAAAATATCTCAAATACGCTTAAGAGATAAAAAAGATGCAGATAAGTTTAATAGTTTTATTTCACCAATATGTGATAGAGAGGGAGTAAAGGCTATTGATATATCCAAACAAGCTGAAGCTGCTAGGGGAAATACGATGCAGCTTATGGTACTTATGTATGGATTTATAGCTGTAATTTCTCTAATAGGTGCAGTTAATATAATAAATACTATAACTACCAACCTGATTTTAAGAAAAAAAGAAATAGCATCTTTAAGTGCAATTGGAATGACTTATAAAAATATAAGGCAGATGATATTAAAAGAAGGAGTGCTATATGGACTATATGGTGCATTTTATGGGGGTATTGTAGGCAGCCTGTTATCTTATGCAGTATCATCACCTATGAGAAAAATTATTGATTTTAAGTGGAATATTCCATGGAATTTGATACTTGTGAGTGGATTAGCTGCAATATTTATAGGGTTAATATCTGTAATAAAACCTTTAGCTAGAATTAAAAGGGAAAATATAATAGATGTCATAAGACAAGAAGATTAA
- a CDS encoding response regulator transcription factor yields the protein MNKILLLEDDEALALGIDFTLQDEGYEVKRCSCVSEAKKIFDSETFDIVILDVMLPDGSGYDVCKYIRKKSEIPVIFLTACDEEVNAVLGLDIGADDYITKPFRVKEFISRIKAILRRTEKNNSDKSDILKSEKIVLNTTKLEAYRNGCDMSLSMQEYKLLLLFMTNPKRVMNREEILDKLSDGSGDYFDTNTLSVYIKRIREKIEDDSSNPKYIKTKRGFGYEWDLEVEKE from the coding sequence TTGAATAAAATATTACTTCTAGAAGATGATGAAGCACTGGCACTTGGAATTGATTTTACTCTTCAAGATGAGGGGTATGAAGTGAAAAGGTGTTCCTGTGTTAGTGAAGCTAAAAAAATTTTTGACAGTGAAACTTTTGATATTGTTATATTAGATGTAATGTTACCAGATGGAAGTGGATATGATGTATGTAAATATATACGTAAAAAAAGTGAGATTCCAGTAATATTTCTAACTGCCTGCGATGAAGAAGTAAATGCTGTTTTAGGGCTAGATATAGGTGCGGACGATTATATAACAAAACCATTTAGAGTAAAAGAATTCATTTCTAGAATCAAGGCAATTTTGAGAAGAACGGAAAAAAACAATTCGGATAAGAGTGATATATTAAAATCCGAAAAAATTGTTTTAAATACAACCAAATTGGAGGCTTATAGAAATGGATGTGATATGTCCCTTTCTATGCAGGAATATAAATTGTTGCTACTTTTTATGACTAATCCCAAAAGAGTTATGAATAGGGAAGAAATACTAGATAAGCTTAGCGATGGAAGTGGAGATTACTTCGATACAAATACGCTTTCCGTATATATAAAGAGGATAAGAGAAAAAATAGAGGATGACTCTTCAAATCCTAAGTATATAAAAACAAAAAGAGGATTTGGATATGAGTGGGATTTGGAAGTTGAAAAGGAGTAA
- a CDS encoding HAMP domain-containing sensor histidine kinase, whose product MREYYENPELRKSSCIILILALLSILISSYTIDKSYERIKDSYVDNNAAVVGKIVKIHPELKNEVVTIVTKNSSGEDIKSGRRILKDYGYSTELNIDLMPQLENNYRNLIKSLLTSMVCFFAIVFLTNAILYIRIYKKLERLILAAKNMLDYNFDIRIYENAEGTFAKLAYAFDNMRVILKNNFSQMQHEKDFLVNTLSDISHQIKTPISSLIIYNDILLNRKIDDNKRIEFLENSKNQLNRIEWLVKSLLQLAKLDAGAIKFKMISLDINKTVMESLKFLDIKAESKNVKLNFYPGRDKIMLKHDHNWISEAIVNVIKNAIEHTKSGGEVNVFTEVSQVCTRVIVKDNGEGIPKEELKHVFERFYKGKMNKSTESIGIGLALSKSIIDGNGGMIDVKSKIGKGTVFTVTFLNTN is encoded by the coding sequence ATGAGGGAGTATTATGAAAATCCGGAACTTAGGAAAAGTTCCTGTATTATATTGATTTTAGCTTTATTGTCAATACTCATAAGTTCTTATACTATTGATAAGAGTTATGAAAGAATAAAGGATAGTTATGTAGATAATAATGCAGCTGTTGTTGGTAAAATAGTAAAAATTCATCCTGAATTGAAAAATGAAGTTGTAACTATTGTAACGAAAAATAGCAGTGGAGAAGATATAAAAAGTGGAAGAAGAATATTGAAAGATTATGGATATAGCACAGAATTGAATATAGATTTGATGCCTCAATTGGAAAATAATTATAGAAATTTAATTAAAAGTTTACTTACTTCTATGGTTTGTTTTTTTGCAATAGTGTTTTTAACAAATGCTATTTTATATATAAGAATATATAAAAAACTTGAAAGACTTATACTAGCAGCAAAAAATATGTTGGATTATAATTTTGACATAAGAATTTATGAAAATGCGGAAGGTACTTTTGCAAAGCTTGCCTATGCTTTTGATAACATGAGGGTAATTTTAAAAAATAATTTTTCACAAATGCAGCACGAAAAAGATTTTTTAGTTAACACTCTGTCAGATATATCACATCAAATAAAAACTCCAATTTCATCCCTTATAATATATAACGATATACTTTTGAATAGAAAGATAGATGATAATAAGAGAATCGAATTTTTAGAAAATAGTAAAAATCAACTAAATAGAATCGAATGGCTTGTAAAAAGTTTACTCCAACTTGCAAAATTAGATGCAGGTGCAATAAAGTTTAAAATGATAAGTTTAGATATAAATAAAACTGTAATGGAATCTTTAAAATTTTTAGATATAAAAGCAGAAAGTAAGAATGTTAAACTCAATTTTTATCCTGGCAGGGATAAAATTATGTTAAAGCATGATCATAATTGGATAAGTGAAGCAATTGTAAATGTAATTAAGAATGCAATTGAACACACGAAGTCTGGTGGGGAAGTTAATGTGTTTACTGAAGTAAGTCAGGTTTGCACCAGGGTCATAGTTAAAGACAATGGAGAAGGAATACCGAAAGAAGAACTTAAACATGTTTTTGAAAGATTTTATAAGGGAAAGATGAATAAAAGCACTGAATCCATTGGAATTGGTCTTGCCCTTTCAAAATCTATAATCGATGGAAACGGTGGTATGATTGATGTAAAAAGTAAGATAGGTAAGGGAACTGTTTTTACTGTTACTTTTTTAAATACAAATTAA
- a CDS encoding IS256 family transposase: MNILEVPDIDLKKELKKCNSMEDLVGKNGLMQRLFGGIIQQFLEAEMEEHLGREKYTRLSDEDKNYRNGYSSKNIRTSFGPVKVDVPRDRKSEFEPKIVKKYETVCNELDKKVIGLYARGMSVDDIKSEIDELYGVDISPAMISKITDKVMDTALAWQNRALDPMYPIVYMDALYFKVRDEHRIVNKAAYVCMALDVKGHKDILGIWVGEQEGAKYWLSVCNDLKNRGVKDILIACMDGLKGLPDAIKVVFPEVNIQNCIIHQIRNSIKYIPSKNVKAFMKDLKEVYKAVNETMASQALQSLNDKWGDKYPIVIQSWQNNWENLSTYFDFPQDIRKIIYTTNALEGFNRQLRKFTKVRTVFPTDDSLLKALYLATEQIMLKWTAPSSNWANTLAQLTIMFKDRIEPYI, from the coding sequence ATGAATATACTGGAAGTACCAGACATTGATTTAAAAAAGGAATTAAAGAAGTGTAATAGTATGGAGGACTTAGTAGGTAAAAATGGACTTATGCAAAGGTTATTTGGAGGCATAATACAGCAGTTTTTAGAAGCAGAAATGGAAGAACACCTCGGAAGAGAAAAATATACAAGGCTGTCTGACGAAGATAAAAACTATAGAAATGGATATAGTTCTAAAAATATTAGGACCAGTTTTGGCCCGGTTAAAGTAGATGTACCAAGGGATAGAAAGTCTGAGTTCGAACCTAAGATAGTCAAGAAATATGAAACTGTTTGCAACGAACTTGATAAGAAAGTTATAGGTTTATATGCACGTGGTATGTCTGTAGATGATATAAAATCAGAGATAGATGAACTTTACGGAGTAGATATATCCCCTGCAATGATATCCAAAATTACAGATAAGGTTATGGATACAGCCCTAGCATGGCAAAATAGAGCTCTTGATCCAATGTATCCTATAGTATATATGGATGCCTTGTATTTTAAAGTCAGAGATGAACATAGAATTGTAAATAAAGCTGCCTATGTTTGTATGGCACTTGATGTAAAAGGCCATAAAGACATACTTGGAATATGGGTTGGCGAACAGGAAGGAGCAAAATACTGGTTATCTGTATGCAATGATCTTAAAAACAGGGGTGTTAAAGATATTTTAATAGCCTGTATGGACGGACTTAAAGGGCTTCCAGATGCAATCAAAGTAGTTTTTCCTGAAGTTAACATACAGAATTGTATAATACACCAGATAAGAAATTCTATAAAATATATACCTTCAAAGAATGTTAAGGCTTTTATGAAGGATTTAAAAGAAGTATATAAGGCAGTTAATGAAACAATGGCAAGTCAGGCATTACAATCACTGAATGATAAATGGGGAGATAAGTATCCTATAGTTATACAGTCATGGCAAAATAACTGGGAAAATCTATCTACATATTTTGATTTCCCTCAAGATATAAGAAAAATAATATATACAACTAATGCTCTGGAAGGTTTCAACAGACAACTTAGGAAATTCACTAAGGTAAGGACGGTATTTCCTACAGACGATTCCCTTCTAAAAGCTCTATACCTGGCAACCGAGCAGATAATGCTTAAATGGACGGCACCTTCTTCAAACTGGGCAAATACACTGGCTCAATTAACCATAATGTTTAAAGATAGAATAGAGCCATATATATAA
- a CDS encoding Crp/Fnr family transcriptional regulator yields the protein MFEKYVEILSKISLFQDITKEDITVMLNCIKPKISQFKKNDLIAISGDKFKSVGIIIAGKAVVVKENAAGNRMFMTNLNPGDMFGEMAVFSGKSVLPATVEAQDKCTVLFLPGEKIIGECKNMCPWHRTLIRNMFKIISNRALVLNKHVEYLNIKNLRGKISTFLIEQYKKSGKSTFKLPLKRNELAEFLNVSRPSLSREMCHMRDEGLIDFNRSSFHIKDIEGLKNISE from the coding sequence ATGTTTGAAAAATATGTAGAGATATTATCAAAAATTAGCCTATTTCAAGATATTACCAAAGAAGATATTACTGTCATGCTAAATTGCATTAAACCTAAAATCAGTCAATTTAAGAAAAATGATTTGATTGCTATAAGTGGAGATAAATTTAAAAGCGTTGGAATTATAATAGCTGGGAAAGCTGTTGTAGTAAAGGAAAATGCTGCAGGAAACAGAATGTTTATGACAAATTTGAATCCAGGAGACATGTTTGGCGAAATGGCCGTTTTTTCAGGGAAATCTGTACTTCCTGCTACCGTTGAAGCTCAAGATAAGTGTACAGTTCTATTTTTACCTGGCGAAAAAATTATAGGTGAATGTAAAAACATGTGCCCATGGCATCGTACACTTATCCGTAATATGTTTAAAATTATATCCAATAGGGCGCTAGTGCTAAACAAACATGTAGAATATTTAAATATCAAAAACTTGAGAGGTAAAATAAGTACCTTTTTAATAGAACAATATAAAAAATCAGGAAAAAGTACTTTCAAACTTCCCTTAAAGCGAAATGAATTAGCTGAATTTTTAAATGTTTCAAGGCCTTCCCTTTCACGGGAAATGTGTCATATGAGAGATGAGGGACTTATTGATTTTAACAGATCATCTTTTCATATTAAGGATATTGAAGGATTGAAAAATATATCAGAGTAA
- the hcp gene encoding hydroxylamine reductase, whose translation MDNMFCFQCEQTACGSGCTKVGACGKQPDVANKQDKLTCKLIELAYAAEGKNRDKVADEVMMEGLFSTVTNVNFDVSRIDQIINTVEVQSEKFEADSKFHFDVLWDGDTDIVSLRSTLIFGIRGMAAYAYHAYKLGKKDEEVMDWFYKGMRAVGGTHSVEEWLNILMEFGGVNLKCMALLDEANTSAYGQPTPVKVTTNVEKGPFIVITGHDLYDLKMLLEQTDGKGINIYTHGEMLPAHGYPELKKYKHLKGNFGTAWQNQRKEFDNIPAPILFTTNCLVPPKENYSDRIFTTDVVKFPGLKHITADENGRKDFSEIINKALELGGYTEDKNFTGINGGSVLTTGFAHDAVLGVADKIVETIKNGGIKHIFLVGGCDGAKPGRNYYTEFVKKAPKDSLILTLACGKYRFNDLDLGDIQGIPRIIDVGQCNDAYSAIQIALALANVFKCGVNDLPLTLVLSWYEQKAVCILLTLLSLGIKNIYVGPSIPAFFSSNVLNVLVDKFSIKPTTTVDDDLKAILK comes from the coding sequence ATGGATAATATGTTTTGTTTTCAATGTGAGCAAACTGCTTGCGGAAGTGGATGTACAAAAGTAGGAGCATGTGGCAAGCAGCCTGATGTTGCAAATAAACAGGATAAGCTTACATGCAAACTTATAGAACTTGCCTATGCTGCTGAAGGAAAAAATAGAGATAAAGTTGCAGATGAAGTTATGATGGAAGGTTTGTTTTCAACTGTTACTAATGTAAATTTTGATGTATCAAGGATTGATCAAATTATAAATACCGTAGAAGTACAAAGTGAAAAATTTGAAGCTGATAGCAAGTTTCATTTTGATGTACTTTGGGATGGAGATACTGATATTGTATCCCTTCGATCTACACTTATTTTTGGAATTCGTGGTATGGCAGCGTATGCATATCATGCCTATAAGCTTGGTAAAAAAGACGAAGAAGTTATGGATTGGTTCTATAAAGGTATGAGAGCAGTTGGGGGAACGCATTCAGTAGAAGAGTGGTTAAATATTTTAATGGAATTTGGCGGTGTCAACTTAAAGTGTATGGCATTATTAGATGAAGCTAATACATCTGCTTATGGACAACCAACTCCTGTAAAAGTGACTACAAATGTTGAAAAAGGTCCATTTATAGTTATTACAGGTCATGACTTATATGATTTAAAGATGCTCCTTGAACAGACAGATGGGAAAGGGATAAATATATACACTCATGGAGAAATGCTACCTGCACATGGATATCCTGAGCTTAAAAAATATAAACATTTAAAGGGAAACTTTGGTACTGCATGGCAGAACCAGAGAAAAGAGTTTGACAATATTCCTGCCCCTATATTGTTTACAACTAATTGTCTTGTACCTCCAAAGGAAAATTATTCAGATAGAATATTTACTACAGATGTTGTAAAATTCCCTGGACTTAAACATATTACGGCAGATGAAAATGGAAGAAAAGATTTTAGTGAAATCATAAATAAAGCACTTGAACTTGGTGGATATACTGAAGATAAGAATTTTACAGGTATAAATGGTGGAAGTGTTCTCACAACTGGATTTGCCCATGATGCAGTGCTTGGTGTGGCAGATAAAATAGTAGAAACAATTAAAAATGGAGGAATCAAGCACATATTCCTGGTAGGAGGCTGTGATGGAGCAAAACCTGGAAGAAACTATTATACTGAATTTGTGAAAAAAGCGCCAAAAGATAGTCTTATATTAACTCTTGCCTGTGGCAAATATCGTTTTAATGATTTGGATTTAGGAGATATTCAAGGTATTCCACGTATTATTGATGTTGGCCAGTGTAATGATGCTTATTCTGCTATACAGATTGCTTTAGCACTTGCAAATGTATTTAAATGTGGAGTAAATGATTTACCTCTTACACTAGTACTGTCATGGTATGAACAAAAAGCTGTATGTATATTGCTTACTTTATTGTCCCTTGGAATCAAAAATATTTATGTAGGACCTTCTATTCCGGCATTTTTCTCATCAAATGTGTTGAATGTTTTAGTTGATAAATTTAGCATAAAGCCTACTACAACAGTAGATGATGATTTGAAAGCTATATTGAAATAA